Proteins encoded within one genomic window of Glycine soja cultivar W05 chromosome 1, ASM419377v2, whole genome shotgun sequence:
- the LOC114369991 gene encoding uncharacterized protein LOC114369991 translates to MDTNTLGVDPKKRKTSFVENVFNLQARETLDHEIARMFYSSGLSFHLARNPHYRKTFAYAANNQISGYQPPGYNKLRTTLLQNERRHVENLLQPIKNAWSQKGVSIVSDGWSDPQRRSLINFMTVTESGPMFLKAIDCSNEIKDKDFIAKHMREVIMEVGHSNVVQIVTDNAAVCKAAGLIIEAEFPSIYWTPCVVHTLNLALKNICAAKNTEKNNVAYEECSWITQIADDAMFVKNFVMSHSMRLSIFNSLKLLSISPTRFASTIVILKRFKQLKKGLQEMVISDQWSSYMEDDVAKAKFVKDTLLDDKWWDKVDYILSFTSPIYDVLRRMDTKASSLHLVYEMWDSMIEKVKNAIYQYERKEESE, encoded by the coding sequence ATGGATACAAACACTCTTGGTGTTGatccaaaaaagagaaagacatCATTTGTAGAAAATGTCTTTAATTTGCAAGCTAGAGAGACACTTGATCATGAAATTGCTAGGATGTTTTACTCTTCGGGACTGTCTTTTCATTTAGCAAGAAATCCTCATTATAGGAAGACATTTGCTTATGCTGCCAACAATCAGATAAGTGGTTACCAACCTCCAggttataataaattaaggacAACATTACTTCAAAACGAGAGAAGACATGTGGAGAATTTGttacaaccaattaaaaatgcaTGGAGCCAAAAGGGTgtgagcattgttagtgatggATGGAGTGACCCGCAAAGAAGATCTCTTATTAATTTCATGACTGTCACGGAGAGTGGACCTATGTTTTTAAAGGCCATTGATTGTTCAAATGAGATCAAAGACAAGGATTTCATTGCCAAACATATGAGGGAGGTAATTATGGAGGTTGGACACTCAAATGTTGTGCAAATAGTGACGGATAATGCAGCCGTTTGTAAAGCAGCAGGTTTAATAATTGAGGCTGAGTTTCCTTCCATATATTGGACTCCATGTGTTGTCCATACATTAAATCttgctttgaagaacatatgtgCAGCCAAGaatacagaaaaaaataatgttgcttATGAAGAATGTTCTTGGATCACCCAAATTGCGGATGATGCAATGTTTGTGAAAAACTTTGTCATGAGTCACTCTATGAGACtatcaattttcaattcattGAAATTGCTATCCATTTCTCCAACAAGATTTGCCTCCACTATTGTAATACTCAAGAGATTCAAGCAATTGAAGAAAGGACTCCAAGAGATGGTCATTAGTGACCAATGGTCTTCTTATATGGAAGATGATGTTGCAAAGGCTAAATTTGTGAAAGATACTTTGTTGGATGATAAATGGTGGGATAAGGTTGattatattctttctttcactaGCCCTATCTATGATGTTCTTAGAAGAATGGATACAAAAGCTTCATCTCTCCATCTAGTATATGAGATGTGGGATTCAATGATTGAAAAGGTGAAGAATGCCATATATCAATATGAGAGAAAAGAGGAGAGTGAATGA
- the LOC114415423 gene encoding uncharacterized protein LOC114415423, translated as MASKQEPKLSLTLLVDKERNCVVVAEASGDLIDILFSFLTLPLGTIIRLVSKKQGHDEADEIGCINNLYQSLENSGDEVFWNHICKRMLLCPRNPCEALCQKLKVKLDDTKPMKYFMCSSRCRRGGDWFLSTFAEASCHCGKLMDKEMKQHGDSNEGTHGDGVFVKGQTMYLIFDDLRVLESSPGNSAQQLVQLGYKNFQKLIKRSLNVGIKEILDILKHALTSKSPLSDVFLGNGVSKRMCAFSPKPRPENQGWKNYNSMINIKVTVRKSKKTILYAESEGDFVDFLFSFLTTPLGSILKLLDGNFSLGCMNSLYESVKDLNPSWFTNPSGTPLLNLRVAPQFGCKRQPTQLCEEDTPCYWYGTGVIKSNICYSIGNGVVSKDHSLIQHPGAMKLFDPRSPNGTKESSVGFVRRPSLFVVWNDLQVTPLANTSSISLLQKLNVPLDNLEEHELRIGEIEALNLLGASLTSKAALTEGLFYLLRKPKEEAKD; from the exons ATGGCTTCCAAGCAAGAACCAAAGCTCTCTTTGACCCTTCTAGTGGACAAAGAAAGAAACTGTGTGGTTGTGGCTGAAGCAAGTGGAGACTTGATAGACATATTGTTCAGTTTTCTCACCCTTCCACTCGGAACTATCATAAGGCTTGTGTCGAAAAAGCAAGGGCACGACGAAGCAGACGAAATTGGTTGCATAAACAATTTGTACCAAAGCTTGGAAAATTCTGGTGATGAGGTTTTCTGGAACCATATTTGCAAGAGAATGTTGCTTTGTCCACGCAACCCTTGCGAAGCACTTTGCCAGAAACTGAAGGTGAAGTTGGATGATACAAAGCCAATGAAGTACTTCATGTGTAGCAGCAGGTGTAGAAGGGGTGGTGATTGGTTCTTGAGTACTTTTGCTGAGGCTAGTTGCCACTGTGGGAAATTGATGGACAAAGAAATGAAGCAGCATGGAGATTCTAATGAGGGAACTCATGGAGATGGTGTTTTTGTTAAGGGACAAACCATGTACTTGATCTTTGATGATTTAAGGGTGTTAGAAAGCTCTCCTGGTAACTCTGCTCAGCAACTTGTCCAACTTGGCTACAAAAACTTCCAGAAGCTGATAAAAAGGTCCCTAAACGTTGGAATAAAGGAG ATTTTGGACATACTAAAGCATGCATTAACCTCCAAATCTCCTCTTAGCGACGTATTCTTAGGAAATGGAGTATCTAAGCGGATGTGCGCTTTCTCACCAAAACCTAGACCAGAAAATCAAGGCTGGAAAAATTACAATTCCATGATAAACATTAAGGTAACAGTGAGAAAATCAAAGAAAACGATACTGTATGCTGAATCTGAGGGagattttgttgattttctaTTCAGCTTCCTCACAACACCTCTTGGATCTATTCTAAAGCTATTGGATGGAAACTTTTCTCTGGGGTGTATGAATAGCTTGTACGAAAGTGTGAAGGATCTCAATCCATCATGGTTCACAAATCCTTCAGGAACTCCTTTACTTAACCTCCGGGTGGCTCCTCAATTCGGTTGCAAGAGGCAGCCAACACAACTTTGTGAAGAAGACACTCCTTGTTACTGGTATGGCACAGGAGTAATTAAAAGTAACATATGCTATTCCATTGGGAATGGAGTGGTTTCAAAAGATCATAGTCTGATACAACATCCAGGGGCAATGAAACTTTTTGATCCAAGATCCCCTAATGGCACAAAAGAGTCCTCTGTAGGCTTTGTGAGGAGGCCATCACTATTTGTTGTGTGGAATGATCTGCAAGTAACACCATTGGCAAATACTTCCAGCATTTCATTGCTGCAAAAGCTGAATGTTCCATTGGATAATTTGGAGGAGCATGAGCTGAGAATTGGGGAAATAGAG GCACTAAACCTGCTGGGAGCTTCTTTGACTTCCAAAGCTGCTTTGACAGAAGGTTTGTTCTATCTCCTGAGGAAGCCAAAGGAAGAAGCTaaagattga